The following proteins come from a genomic window of Galactobacillus timonensis:
- a CDS encoding FAD-dependent oxidoreductase: MTKVVVVGGVAGGGSAAARIRRLDESAEIVIYERGSFVSFSNCCLPYYLSRTVENIDDLVMMSVDQYRNQYNINVHTNTEVTSIDREKRTVTIHDLVTNEMREDNYDVLILSTGAAPILPASIKGIDRLNVFTIRNVDDIGRLDHYVMETKSHNIAIVGGGFIGCEVAENLKKGDRCVSIIEAQNQIMSNFDFDMVQILHKEMLDNGVRLVLGDGLKEITDGYCVTQSGKQVPADVVVMAIGVRPETTLAKNAGLEIGETGGIKVNHNFQTSDPSIYAVGDAIEEFNELTGKPGRIALAWPAQMEARKAADAIYGKPDHRTGFIGSSVVRIFTKYAASTGLNETNAKKAGISYDFVYVIPQDKVGIMPDSEPIHLKLLFEVPTGRILGAQAIGDHDADRRIDVIATLIHMGGTLEDLRDVELCYAPVVSTAKDAVHMAALVGLNVLNGVFRQVKVSDVRGLVENNAYIIDVREKGEYARGHIIGSHNIPLSELRSRVNEIPKERPVYLHCRSSQRSYNALMALQNLGFDNVYNISGSFLGLSLYEYGQTEIYGKEPILTEYNFN, encoded by the coding sequence ATGACAAAAGTTGTGGTTGTTGGCGGTGTTGCAGGAGGCGGTTCCGCTGCGGCAAGAATCCGGCGGCTGGATGAGTCCGCTGAGATTGTGATCTATGAGCGTGGCTCCTTTGTTTCGTTCTCTAACTGCTGTCTTCCTTATTATCTAAGCCGCACGGTTGAGAACATAGATGATCTGGTAATGATGTCTGTGGATCAGTATCGGAATCAGTACAACATTAATGTTCATACAAATACGGAGGTGACATCCATTGACAGAGAGAAAAGAACCGTCACAATCCATGACCTCGTAACAAATGAGATGAGGGAAGATAACTATGACGTTCTGATTCTTTCTACTGGTGCTGCTCCGATCCTTCCGGCGAGTATAAAAGGGATTGATCGTCTGAATGTATTTACGATCAGGAATGTGGATGACATTGGACGGCTGGATCACTATGTCATGGAAACAAAGTCTCATAACATTGCGATTGTTGGTGGAGGATTCATTGGCTGCGAAGTGGCTGAAAATCTGAAGAAAGGTGATCGCTGTGTTTCAATCATCGAGGCACAGAATCAGATCATGTCGAATTTCGATTTTGACATGGTTCAGATCCTTCACAAGGAGATGCTGGACAATGGTGTACGTCTTGTACTGGGAGATGGGCTCAAGGAAATCACGGACGGGTATTGCGTAACTCAAAGTGGCAAACAAGTTCCTGCAGATGTTGTTGTCATGGCAATCGGTGTACGTCCTGAAACGACGCTGGCAAAGAATGCTGGTCTTGAAATTGGCGAGACGGGCGGTATTAAGGTGAATCACAATTTCCAGACCAGTGATCCTTCCATCTATGCTGTTGGTGATGCGATTGAAGAATTTAATGAATTAACAGGAAAGCCGGGAAGAATCGCACTTGCTTGGCCGGCACAGATGGAAGCTCGTAAGGCTGCCGATGCAATTTATGGTAAGCCGGATCATCGCACTGGCTTTATTGGATCTTCGGTAGTGCGTATCTTTACGAAGTATGCGGCAAGCACGGGATTGAATGAAACCAACGCGAAAAAGGCAGGCATTTCCTATGACTTTGTTTATGTGATTCCGCAGGACAAGGTCGGAATTATGCCTGATAGTGAGCCGATTCATCTGAAGCTTCTGTTCGAGGTTCCTACGGGCAGAATCCTTGGGGCGCAAGCAATTGGTGATCATGACGCAGATCGTAGAATTGATGTCATTGCAACGCTGATTCATATGGGCGGTACGCTTGAAGATCTGCGTGATGTAGAGCTTTGCTATGCACCGGTTGTTTCAACAGCTAAGGATGCGGTTCATATGGCAGCGCTGGTTGGATTGAATGTGCTGAACGGGGTGTTCCGTCAGGTGAAGGTTTCGGATGTCCGTGGCCTAGTTGAAAACAATGCGTACATTATCGATGTACGCGAGAAGGGTGAATATGCAAGGGGGCACATCATTGGAAGTCATAATATTCCGCTCAGTGAACTTCGGAGTCGAGTCAATGAAATTCCGAAGGAACGGCCGGTGTATCTCCATTGCCGCTCGAGCCAAAGAAGTTACAACGCTCTGATGGCTTTGCAGAATCTTGGATTTGATAATGTATACAACATTTCGGGTTCGTTCCTTGGACTCTCGCTGTATGAGTATGGCCAGACTGAGATCTATGGAAAAGAGCCGATTCTGACGGAGTATAACTTCAACTGA
- a CDS encoding acetamidase/formamidase family protein, which produces MLTLRKFIYDFCKDNAPEANCDPGTIVHFVTQDCFGGQIKTEADHEENIDFTHTNPATGPLYVNGAEPGDVLAVDILDIQTASHGVIATIEGFGALWKTCELRTKIVQVRDGVVYFNDVTWPADPMIGVIGTAPAKDPVPSGYSFCCGGNMDSRKIRKGATVYFPVQVEGALLAMGDVHASMGDGEVCETGIEIAADIVVRVRLIKQFHLNWPVTETADAWYVNTNGRTCDTAIQRGYEELQRLVMNAYGWDATDTTMYISVQGILEANQAVLDQNETDEEGDTFRVGVPKLAGKPRLIP; this is translated from the coding sequence ATGCTTACACTGAGAAAATTCATCTATGACTTTTGCAAGGACAATGCGCCGGAGGCAAATTGTGACCCCGGTACGATTGTTCATTTTGTGACCCAGGACTGCTTCGGGGGACAGATTAAAACGGAAGCGGACCACGAAGAAAACATCGACTTTACCCACACTAATCCAGCAACGGGACCGCTGTATGTCAACGGTGCCGAACCGGGCGATGTACTGGCTGTTGATATTCTAGATATTCAGACCGCTAGTCACGGTGTGATCGCAACGATTGAAGGGTTTGGGGCGCTTTGGAAGACATGTGAACTGCGCACGAAGATTGTTCAGGTCAGGGATGGTGTCGTTTATTTCAACGACGTCACGTGGCCGGCGGATCCGATGATCGGCGTCATTGGTACGGCACCGGCCAAAGATCCTGTACCTTCCGGCTACAGCTTCTGCTGCGGGGGAAATATGGACAGCCGGAAGATCCGCAAGGGAGCGACTGTTTATTTCCCGGTACAGGTGGAAGGTGCTCTGCTGGCAATGGGCGATGTACATGCAAGTATGGGCGATGGCGAAGTGTGTGAGACAGGCATCGAGATCGCGGCAGACATTGTTGTACGTGTGCGGCTGATCAAGCAGTTTCATTTGAACTGGCCTGTGACGGAGACGGCGGACGCATGGTATGTCAATACAAACGGCCGTACCTGTGATACGGCCATTCAGCGGGGCTATGAGGAACTGCAGCGGCTGGTGATGAACGCCTATGGCTGGGATGCGACGGATACGACAATGTATATCAGTGTGCAGGGAATCCTCGAAGCCAATCAGGCCGTTCTCGACCAAAATGAAACCGACGAAGAAGGAGATACCTTCCGCGTCGGTGTACCGAAACTTGCAGGCAAGCCGCGTCTGATTCCCTGA
- a CDS encoding C-GCAxxG-C-C family protein, translated as MEKMTEELAGKMLDEQGYHCSQVVISHASEQFGLEKEEAMKLASGLGGGCFAGETCGAVSGAIILLGLKYGFSAPNSKEQDQILKNKIHEFEKKFVDRCGSLTCRGLLDGLSNADPEQSKLIEERGLYSRCKTYCAASCEILDEMLK; from the coding sequence ATGGAAAAAATGACGGAAGAATTAGCAGGGAAGATGCTCGATGAGCAAGGATATCATTGCAGCCAGGTTGTCATAAGTCATGCTTCCGAACAATTTGGACTCGAGAAAGAAGAAGCAATGAAACTGGCATCCGGACTTGGCGGCGGATGCTTCGCCGGAGAAACATGCGGCGCCGTCTCAGGTGCTATTATCCTTCTTGGTCTGAAATATGGATTCAGTGCACCAAACTCTAAGGAACAGGATCAGATTCTCAAAAACAAGATCCATGAATTCGAAAAGAAATTTGTCGATCGCTGCGGATCGCTTACATGCCGCGGACTGCTTGACGGCTTAAGCAATGCCGATCCTGAGCAGAGCAAGCTGATCGAAGAACGCGGCTTATATTCTAGATGTAAAACCTACTGTGCTGCTTCCTGCGAAATTCTGGATGAAATGCTTAAATAG
- a CDS encoding Na+/H+ antiporter NhaC family protein, which translates to MERVMDHHTWLHKLLTYGVGIVLVCVCFAVSAMSKEVNPAIGTLIVIFLLYYALLSRRILETLIFGAFMGLALIYGKGGFSGFVDGLVERTYSNMELDDFVWMIVNCDLLNVFVRLLGRAGSTASFSKIVQKHAKTGKSLNFWTWLMQFPLFFDDYMHITVNGGIMTPIYDEKKVPREDCAFIIQTLGEPIRVLFPISSWTAFMAGIFVVDGFASTYAEGFRAFLKTIPFSFYAWVAMIGSLLFALGKLPRFRGMKTPHPELYKPLDEIENDTETERSGRRGNLFDFFMPILVMILLSYFFDWDLVPAMLVVTPLTFVYYLLRGIIDTDDVEECLIEGCKEFTYLNLLILFSYVLGDCISAIGYTDYLVGLAQQFADPRLLPLALFVIFSCSEAAMSLNWNLLLIAFPVILPMAIQIGANPYLCAAAMISAGAFGNNFCYICDFSTLTASVTGLPTAYHASNCVPYSLMFGAVTAVLYLVAGFIF; encoded by the coding sequence ATGGAAAGGGTTATGGATCATCATACCTGGCTGCACAAGCTGCTGACATATGGCGTCGGCATTGTGCTGGTTTGTGTATGCTTTGCGGTTTCTGCAATGTCGAAAGAAGTAAATCCGGCGATTGGGACTCTCATCGTCATTTTTCTTCTGTATTATGCTCTGCTGTCGAGACGCATTCTTGAGACGCTGATCTTTGGAGCGTTCATGGGTCTTGCACTGATCTATGGCAAGGGCGGTTTCTCTGGCTTTGTGGATGGACTTGTGGAACGTACCTATTCCAACATGGAGCTTGATGACTTCGTTTGGATGATCGTGAACTGCGACCTCCTGAATGTGTTTGTCCGCCTGCTTGGAAGAGCCGGATCTACGGCCTCCTTCTCAAAAATCGTCCAGAAACACGCGAAGACCGGAAAATCGCTGAACTTTTGGACGTGGCTAATGCAGTTTCCGCTGTTCTTCGATGACTATATGCATATTACAGTAAATGGCGGCATCATGACACCGATCTACGATGAAAAGAAAGTGCCTCGGGAAGACTGTGCCTTCATTATTCAGACGCTTGGCGAGCCGATCCGTGTCTTATTTCCGATCAGTTCTTGGACCGCATTCATGGCAGGCATTTTCGTAGTCGATGGCTTTGCTTCGACATATGCAGAAGGGTTCCGCGCATTTCTAAAAACAATTCCATTCAGTTTTTATGCATGGGTGGCAATGATTGGCTCTTTGCTGTTTGCTTTAGGAAAGCTGCCGCGCTTCCGCGGAATGAAGACGCCGCATCCAGAATTATATAAACCGCTGGATGAGATCGAAAATGATACGGAGACGGAACGATCTGGGCGCCGGGGAAATCTGTTCGACTTTTTCATGCCTATCCTGGTAATGATTCTTCTTTCGTATTTCTTTGACTGGGATCTGGTACCTGCGATGCTGGTGGTGACGCCGTTGACATTTGTCTATTATCTGCTGCGTGGGATCATCGACACAGATGATGTGGAAGAATGTCTGATTGAAGGCTGTAAGGAATTTACGTACCTGAATCTTCTGATCCTCTTCAGTTATGTCCTTGGTGACTGCATCTCTGCAATCGGTTATACGGATTATCTCGTTGGCCTGGCTCAGCAGTTTGCGGATCCGCGTCTTCTGCCGCTGGCATTATTTGTAATCTTCAGCTGCTCTGAGGCCGCAATGTCATTGAACTGGAACCTGTTGCTGATCGCATTTCCAGTGATTCTTCCGATGGCTATTCAGATCGGGGCAAATCCGTACCTTTGCGCGGCGGCAATGATATCTGCCGGAGCATTTGGAAATAACTTCTGCTATATCTGTGACTTTTCAACTTTGACGGCATCGGTGACCGGACTTCCAACAGCCTACCATGCAAGCAACTGTGTTCCTTATTCACTGATGTTTGGGGCAGTGACTGCTGTGCTGTATCTTGTGGCTGGTTTTATTTTCTAA
- a CDS encoding BtpA/SgcQ family protein — protein MKHEELFKNKMIMGMVHLDPMPGNPAYKGNNAEIEEKALRDAHTLIDCGCDAIMLENFSDWPQYSTEVPLAGYSLQLKIATEIREFCKIPFGVNIEMNAWKQEWIMAYAVGADFIRVEAFVDNRAGSFGYIEGCSTPLAQLQKEYPSKTMLFTDVHTAETYGVPDVAINELAGNAIGHDSDAIIVTENDHCKHVTPEDVKSMREAIGDFPIIVGNGVHEDNVLDYLKYADGIIVGRGFKKDGKVDPELVKSFMGLVRGVYSK, from the coding sequence ATGAAGCACGAGGAATTGTTCAAGAACAAGATGATTATGGGCATGGTTCATCTGGACCCGATGCCGGGTAACCCTGCATATAAGGGAAACAATGCTGAGATTGAAGAAAAGGCACTTCGTGATGCGCATACACTGATCGATTGCGGATGCGATGCGATCATGCTTGAAAACTTCAGCGACTGGCCCCAGTACAGCACAGAGGTTCCTCTGGCTGGGTATTCGCTGCAACTGAAAATTGCAACAGAAATCCGTGAATTCTGCAAGATCCCGTTTGGTGTAAATATTGAAATGAACGCATGGAAACAGGAATGGATCATGGCCTATGCAGTAGGCGCTGATTTCATTCGTGTAGAGGCGTTTGTAGATAACCGCGCTGGTTCCTTTGGATATATCGAAGGATGCTCGACGCCGCTTGCACAGCTTCAGAAGGAATATCCTTCAAAGACCATGCTGTTTACGGATGTACATACTGCTGAGACATATGGTGTCCCTGATGTTGCAATCAATGAGCTGGCTGGAAATGCGATCGGACATGACTCTGACGCCATCATTGTGACAGAGAATGATCACTGCAAGCATGTGACGCCTGAAGATGTCAAGAGTATGCGTGAAGCTATCGGTGATTTCCCGATTATTGTTGGCAACGGTGTTCATGAGGACAATGTTCTCGACTATCTGAAATATGCAGATGGAATTATTGTCGGCCGTGGTTTTAAGAAGGATGGGAAGGTTGATCCGGAGCTTGTAAAGAGCTTTATGGGTCTCGTTCGCGGAGTATACTCAAAGTAA
- a CDS encoding PTS system mannose/fructose/sorbose family transporter subunit IID, which yields MTVLQAVLVALYYVLAESPWPFGSMGTWATIDRPLVSGLFVGIIMGDPVKGCIIGATINIMYLGVISAGGTLPEDSSMAGIMGTAFALAGGLDTNAALALAVPLGVIGSVVWILTMTAQCFVVQLAQKWINEGKSKRMMFANVWLPQGVKAIIRFILAFVIVYFGSKGVVAAADAMNGSAVLQALSVMGGVLPAVGIGVMLTTIFKGKAKIFLFLGFFAASFLGLNTIAIALIFACVAILVVGFDKEDFAAFSNTKDAQETSYKLIDKKMLRKMWLRWEMYCESCYNYEIMQGLGFCNAMVPVLERLYGDDKEELTKAMQRQSVFFNTDHNFGGMIMGVCASMEEQRKLGKEIDDDAFTSLKSGLMGPCAGIGDTLSQVVLIPVLAVIFINLAQQGQVWAPIAYTVIFMVIWWGAGWWMCRTGYEQGGEAVLRLMESGLFKKAIEVANILGCAVSGALIVNYVTLNWTVSVVQEGVTIFDLQTGVFDAICPNIMPLVATMLIYKAIKDGKKMGWVMLVTMGISFLLALLGLIG from the coding sequence ATGACAGTATTACAAGCAGTACTGGTTGCCCTGTACTACGTCCTCGCCGAGAGCCCTTGGCCTTTCGGCAGTATGGGCACTTGGGCGACAATCGATCGTCCACTGGTTTCAGGCTTGTTCGTTGGTATTATCATGGGCGACCCTGTAAAGGGCTGCATCATTGGCGCAACGATAAACATTATGTATCTCGGCGTCATTTCCGCTGGAGGTACACTGCCAGAAGATTCTTCGATGGCTGGCATCATGGGTACGGCATTCGCTTTGGCTGGCGGCCTTGATACAAACGCTGCATTGGCTCTGGCGGTACCGCTGGGCGTCATTGGTTCCGTTGTCTGGATTCTGACGATGACTGCACAGTGCTTCGTAGTACAGCTTGCTCAGAAGTGGATCAATGAAGGTAAGTCCAAGCGAATGATGTTTGCCAACGTATGGCTGCCTCAGGGTGTGAAGGCAATCATTCGTTTCATTCTTGCCTTTGTCATTGTTTACTTTGGATCCAAGGGCGTCGTTGCGGCGGCAGATGCGATGAATGGCAGTGCGGTTCTGCAGGCTCTGAGTGTTATGGGCGGAGTGCTTCCTGCTGTAGGTATTGGCGTAATGCTGACAACGATCTTCAAGGGGAAGGCAAAGATCTTCCTGTTCCTTGGCTTCTTCGCAGCAAGCTTCCTCGGCCTGAATACGATTGCAATTGCACTGATCTTTGCTTGCGTTGCTATTCTGGTTGTTGGCTTTGATAAAGAAGATTTCGCAGCGTTCTCAAATACCAAGGATGCGCAGGAGACTTCCTACAAGCTGATTGATAAGAAGATGCTTCGTAAGATGTGGCTGCGCTGGGAGATGTATTGCGAATCCTGCTACAACTACGAAATTATGCAGGGCTTAGGCTTCTGCAACGCTATGGTTCCAGTTCTTGAAAGATTGTATGGCGATGATAAAGAAGAACTGACTAAGGCTATGCAGAGACAGTCCGTGTTCTTCAATACCGATCATAACTTTGGCGGCATGATTATGGGTGTCTGCGCATCGATGGAAGAGCAGAGAAAGCTTGGTAAAGAGATTGATGACGACGCATTTACTTCTCTGAAGTCCGGTCTGATGGGACCGTGTGCAGGTATTGGTGATACGCTTTCACAGGTCGTTTTGATTCCGGTCCTTGCAGTTATCTTCATTAACCTCGCTCAGCAGGGACAGGTCTGGGCTCCTATTGCTTACACAGTAATCTTTATGGTCATTTGGTGGGGTGCAGGCTGGTGGATGTGCCGTACCGGCTATGAACAGGGTGGCGAAGCTGTTCTGCGTCTGATGGAATCTGGTCTGTTCAAGAAGGCAATTGAAGTTGCGAACATTCTTGGCTGCGCAGTATCCGGTGCTCTAATCGTTAATTATGTAACGCTGAACTGGACGGTTTCAGTTGTTCAGGAAGGTGTAACAATCTTTGATCTGCAAACTGGGGTGTTTGATGCTATCTGCCCGAACATTATGCCGCTGGTAGCAACGATGCTGATCTATAAAGCAATCAAAGATGGCAAGAAGATGGGGTGGGTGATGCTTGTGACGATGGGCATCAGCTTCCTGCTTGCATTGTTAGGTCTGATCGGCTGA
- a CDS encoding amino acid permease, which produces MQDNSKDQKVTLTRKITLAGMIAMGVGSTVGSGIFTSVGEVAGAAGTAVLAVLSFLIGGLLMIPQNLLYTELSTAYPEDGGMVVFFREAGWKFWSFFYSWSCFFSSDPIGEAIMALSIGGYLAYFTHWPDLVVKLIAVGLIIFFGWIHITRAKTGEKIINVLTAVKIIPFFILIVIGLLFVHGSSVGGADAATQSGGIIALLAGISATTWSYDGMYASSVIGGEIENPEKNLPKALISTVIICTLLYTGLTLVAVRLVDIPTLAASDAPIAEAFSKIPGIGSSAANLAAILAILVVTGSLCGLLMWQPRITYKAASEGYWWRSWGKVHPVYNTPYVAMLWEIGVACVLVFFSSINDLLGYFTLISLFRNALGFLTWFRIRKNKDYHPTYRMPCGPLMCILAVVPSVILMVSTFVWAPRAGIIASIIALATALPAYMYFKKANADIIAEKAKERGE; this is translated from the coding sequence ATGCAGGATAATTCTAAAGATCAGAAGGTAACACTGACACGGAAAATTACGCTTGCAGGAATGATCGCAATGGGTGTTGGATCAACGGTTGGCTCAGGCATTTTTACTTCCGTTGGAGAGGTCGCTGGTGCTGCTGGAACTGCTGTCCTTGCCGTGCTTTCGTTCTTGATCGGTGGCTTGCTGATGATTCCGCAAAATCTGCTGTATACGGAATTGTCAACTGCCTATCCAGAAGATGGAGGCATGGTTGTCTTCTTCCGGGAAGCTGGATGGAAGTTCTGGAGCTTCTTCTATTCGTGGTCATGCTTCTTCTCTTCAGATCCGATTGGTGAAGCGATCATGGCTCTTTCAATCGGCGGATACCTTGCCTATTTCACGCATTGGCCGGATTTGGTAGTGAAGCTGATTGCAGTCGGCCTGATTATTTTCTTTGGATGGATACATATCACGCGTGCAAAAACGGGTGAGAAAATCATTAACGTATTAACGGCGGTCAAGATCATTCCATTCTTCATCCTGATTGTCATTGGTCTGCTGTTTGTGCATGGCTCCAGCGTTGGAGGGGCTGATGCCGCGACACAGAGCGGAGGTATTATTGCTCTGCTTGCAGGCATCTCAGCAACAACATGGTCGTATGATGGCATGTACGCTTCATCTGTCATTGGAGGTGAAATTGAAAATCCGGAAAAGAATCTTCCAAAGGCATTGATCAGCACGGTGATTATTTGCACGTTGCTTTATACAGGTCTAACGCTGGTCGCTGTTCGGCTGGTTGATATTCCGACGCTTGCAGCATCGGATGCGCCGATCGCTGAAGCATTTTCCAAAATTCCGGGGATTGGCTCTTCTGCAGCAAACCTTGCGGCAATTCTGGCAATTCTTGTCGTTACTGGATCGCTCTGCGGCCTTCTGATGTGGCAGCCGCGAATCACCTATAAAGCTGCTTCGGAAGGCTACTGGTGGAGAAGCTGGGGAAAGGTTCATCCTGTTTACAATACGCCGTATGTTGCTATGCTGTGGGAAATCGGCGTTGCATGTGTACTCGTCTTCTTCTCTTCCATTAATGATCTTCTTGGATATTTCACTCTGATTTCTTTGTTCCGCAATGCACTAGGTTTCTTGACCTGGTTCCGTATCCGCAAGAATAAAGACTATCATCCGACCTACCGGATGCCTTGCGGTCCTCTGATGTGTATTCTTGCAGTTGTTCCGTCTGTGATTCTTATGGTTTCGACGTTTGTATGGGCTCCGCGTGCAGGCATCATTGCTTCGATCATTGCCCTGGCAACAGCATTACCTGCTTACATGTATTTCAAGAAAGCCAATGCAGACATTATCGCTGAAAAGGCAAAAGAGAGAGGTGAATAA
- a CDS encoding BtpA/SgcQ family protein: MTLFKKVFGDTKPVIGMVHLKPLPGAPGYGGNLEDVYQVALKDLKALEAGGANAFIVENFGDIPYDSANELISVTSFTEIATRLRQETSLPMGINVQFNDVDSEWAVAYACNADFIRVEVFAETRVGPNGTFKAAGPHLMRLKQRYPKDIALLCDLNVKHTFALAEQPLDFTIESIIEGGGDAVIETGLVTGKSPSIEEVKQTKRIAGDFPVIVGSGVKAETAKDYFDVCDGAIVGSSFKVDGNVMNGIDEDRVKKFVEALKR; the protein is encoded by the coding sequence ATGACACTGTTCAAAAAAGTATTTGGAGATACCAAGCCGGTCATCGGCATGGTTCATTTGAAGCCGCTACCTGGCGCACCAGGTTATGGTGGCAATCTTGAGGATGTTTACCAGGTTGCCCTGAAAGACCTGAAGGCTCTTGAAGCTGGCGGAGCAAACGCATTCATCGTCGAAAACTTTGGGGATATTCCCTACGACAGTGCCAATGAACTGATCTCAGTGACTTCCTTTACGGAAATTGCAACGCGTTTGCGCCAGGAAACATCTTTGCCGATGGGAATCAATGTTCAGTTCAATGACGTCGATTCAGAATGGGCTGTTGCGTATGCATGCAATGCGGATTTTATCCGTGTTGAAGTCTTTGCTGAGACGCGAGTTGGACCGAATGGAACATTTAAGGCTGCAGGACCTCATTTAATGCGCCTCAAGCAGAGGTATCCGAAAGACATTGCATTGCTGTGCGATCTGAATGTGAAGCATACATTTGCTTTGGCTGAACAACCACTGGATTTTACGATTGAATCAATCATCGAAGGCGGCGGAGATGCAGTCATCGAGACTGGTCTTGTTACGGGGAAGAGCCCGTCCATTGAAGAGGTAAAGCAGACCAAACGTATCGCAGGAGATTTCCCGGTCATCGTTGGATCGGGTGTAAAGGCAGAAACGGCCAAAGATTATTTTGATGTCTGCGATGGGGCGATTGTTGGATCGAGTTTCAAAGTTGATGGAAATGTGATGAACGGGATTGATGAAGACCGTGTAAAAAAATTTGTTGAAGCGCTGAAACGCTAA
- a CDS encoding SDR family NAD(P)-dependent oxidoreductase yields MSFKDEVVIVTGSGINPKAFEKFHKIGMGAVIANMFYQEGAKVAILDINEEFGNETLRHFGMDPQRILVHKCNVADEDDVKASVQAVLDRWGTVDHLVNTAGWGGPQKRTEDYTTEAFKRVYDINALGTYMMMEHVLPVMQKNKKGSIVNFGSVSGMFGYSLEIGYGSSKWAIIGMSKNAAVENGKNGVRVNSISPGWVDTPMFASILNGYKEDGIGHDGWDNVTVGPMGRIAEPEEIGNVVLFLCSDKASYINGANILVDGGMTAGN; encoded by the coding sequence ATGTCTTTTAAAGATGAAGTTGTCATTGTGACTGGAAGTGGCATCAATCCTAAGGCGTTTGAAAAGTTCCACAAGATCGGCATGGGTGCCGTCATTGCGAACATGTTTTATCAGGAAGGCGCAAAAGTTGCGATCCTAGATATTAACGAAGAGTTCGGCAATGAGACCTTAAGGCACTTTGGCATGGATCCGCAACGGATACTGGTTCACAAGTGCAACGTTGCTGATGAGGATGATGTAAAGGCTTCTGTACAGGCGGTTCTGGATCGCTGGGGAACGGTTGATCATCTTGTGAATACTGCTGGATGGGGCGGACCTCAAAAACGTACAGAGGACTATACGACGGAAGCGTTCAAGCGTGTTTACGATATCAATGCCCTTGGAACCTATATGATGATGGAACATGTTCTGCCAGTGATGCAGAAAAACAAGAAGGGATCAATCGTAAATTTTGGCTCAGTGTCGGGAATGTTCGGATATTCGCTGGAGATTGGCTATGGTTCTTCTAAGTGGGCAATTATTGGTATGTCGAAGAACGCAGCTGTAGAAAATGGAAAGAACGGTGTGCGTGTCAATTCCATCTCTCCAGGCTGGGTAGATACGCCGATGTTTGCTTCGATTCTCAATGGATATAAGGAGGACGGAATTGGCCACGATGGCTGGGACAATGTTACGGTCGGGCCGATGGGAAGAATTGCGGAGCCGGAAGAAATTGGTAATGTCGTTCTGTTCCTGTGCAGTGACAAGGCTTCCTATATCAATGGTGCAAATATTCTAGTTGATGGTGGAATGACGGCAGGGAACTGA
- a CDS encoding PTS sugar transporter subunit IIA yields the protein MIGILLASHGRFAEGMLDSSHLFFGEDIPALEALCLMPEDSPDEYAEKLEKKVLKLNDGDGVIVLCDLLFGTPCNMCASLMSDDVKVLCGANMSLLLELLGKRNAQAEDGEYPSVKEIDIKELVKTGSDGVCDLEEKIGE from the coding sequence ATGATTGGAATTTTGCTCGCAAGCCATGGCAGATTTGCAGAAGGAATGCTTGATTCAAGCCATCTGTTTTTTGGAGAGGACATTCCTGCACTAGAGGCACTGTGCCTGATGCCTGAAGATTCTCCGGATGAATATGCAGAAAAACTGGAGAAAAAGGTTCTGAAATTAAATGATGGAGATGGTGTCATCGTTCTGTGTGATTTGCTTTTTGGAACACCATGCAACATGTGCGCTTCACTGATGAGCGACGATGTAAAGGTGCTTTGTGGGGCAAATATGTCATTGCTACTGGAACTTTTGGGAAAGAGAAACGCCCAGGCAGAAGATGGGGAATACCCGTCAGTCAAAGAGATCGACATCAAGGAACTTGTAAAGACGGGTTCCGATGGTGTGTGTGACCTTGAAGAAAAAATAGGAGAATAG
- a CDS encoding VOC family protein produces MRISNVGMFVKDLEGCKKFFEDYFGAETVTEYHEDNGFKEYILKVGEGPKLEIMTKPEIVDTPKDPNRTGFAHICIKLDSKEALDVVIDKIHAAGYKVFYEPATNGGKEIRAVTFEDNVLEVCY; encoded by the coding sequence ATGAGGATCAGTAATGTAGGCATGTTTGTGAAGGACCTTGAAGGCTGCAAGAAATTTTTCGAAGATTATTTTGGTGCTGAAACAGTAACGGAGTATCACGAAGACAACGGCTTCAAAGAATATATTCTCAAAGTCGGAGAGGGACCAAAGCTTGAGATCATGACAAAGCCGGAGATCGTTGATACGCCGAAAGATCCTAACAGAACCGGATTTGCCCATATTTGCATCAAGCTTGACAGCAAGGAGGCTCTGGATGTAGTAATCGATAAGATTCATGCTGCAGGATATAAAGTTTTCTATGAACCTGCCACTAATGGCGGTAAGGAAATTCGCGCTGTAACATTTGAAGACAACGTTCTCGAAGTCTGCTACTGA